A genomic region of Enterococcus sp. 12C11_DIV0727 contains the following coding sequences:
- a CDS encoding DUF5067 domain-containing protein: protein MSMKKIVLIGVGILVVGGILANMGSDSKEEGSTKKEATTSNVTKPKKGTTTSKVLEKQEEAPAETDAGDLGDYHVVIKELTFAKDYDGADVAVIDYEFTNNSDKNAMFVSSITTKAFQNGIALETAIMMESGYVDSLTEIQPGATLNLKVPYKLADMTAPVSVEATKLFSNKVKLTKEFILQ from the coding sequence ATGAGCATGAAGAAAATTGTTTTGATTGGGGTCGGCATTTTAGTAGTAGGCGGTATTCTAGCAAATATGGGTTCTGATTCTAAAGAAGAAGGAAGCACCAAAAAAGAAGCGACTACAAGTAACGTAACAAAACCTAAAAAAGGGACGACCACAAGTAAAGTACTAGAAAAACAAGAAGAAGCTCCAGCTGAAACTGATGCAGGTGATTTAGGTGATTATCATGTTGTGATTAAAGAATTGACCTTTGCAAAAGATTACGATGGAGCAGATGTTGCGGTGATTGATTATGAGTTTACAAATAACAGCGATAAAAATGCGATGTTTGTATCATCGATCACAACAAAAGCTTTTCAAAATGGGATTGCTTTAGAAACGGCTATTATGATGGAATCAGGGTATGTGGATTCCTTGACTGAAATCCAACCAGGAGCGACATTGAATTTAAAGGTTCCTTATAAATTAGCAGATATGACCGCACCGGTATCCGTTGAGGCAACCAAATTATTTAGTAACAAAGTGAAATTAACAAAAGAGTTTATTTTACAGTAA